One window of the Eucalyptus grandis isolate ANBG69807.140 chromosome 8, ASM1654582v1, whole genome shotgun sequence genome contains the following:
- the LOC104415043 gene encoding uncharacterized protein LOC104415043 isoform X1: MHAAARARRLCRILKPPVHLGSAGFVPPNDRRVAECARIRAQARRDRSSSFSSATQSLGFAGPVHGNRLPAASYSIISSLQYSSEASAGKEEPTETVKELYDKILESVNTKRTMAPNAWTWSMIENCKNREDIKLLFDVLQNLRRFRLSNLRIHENFNCNLCREVTKACVRARALDFGKKALWEHNVYGLTPTIGSANHLLQYAKEHRDAALMQEVMKLLKKNNLQLQPSTADIVSSICNDTDNWGLLAKYSKRFVKGGVKLHKAAFDIWMEFAAKVGDVESLWKIEKLRSESMKQHTMGSGFSCAKGLLLEGKPEEAATVIHVLNQSLPDAKRSGIMVELQKLISEWPFEVIKRKKEDKRKALAAALKSDIPAMVSSLLNTGLEVKVNMEELTTEGALC; the protein is encoded by the exons ATGCACGCCGCCGCGAGAGCTCGCAGGCTCTGCCGCATTCTCAAGCCTCCGGTTCATCTCGGCTCGGCTGGATTCGTCCCTCCGAATGACCGCCGAGTCGCGGAATGCGCTCGGATTCGGGCGCAGGCACGTCGAGATCgcagctcctccttctcctctgctaCTCAGTCCCTCGGTTTCGCAG GGCCGGTTCATGGCAATAGATTGCCTGCAGCCTcttattcaataatttcgagTTTACAGTATTCTTCCGAAGCAAGTGCCGGAAAGGAGGAACCCAcag AGACCGTGAAGGAGTTGTATGACAAAATTCTTGAGTCCGTTAACACGAAAAGAACAATGGCTCCAAACGCATGGACGTGGTCGATGATTGAAAATTGCAAGAACAGAGAGGATATTAAGCTTCTCTTTGATGTCTTGCAGAACCTACGCAGATTT AGATTGTCAAATCTTCGAATTCATGAGAATTTTAACTGCAACCTTTGTCGGGAAGTCACAAAAGCATGTGTGCGTGCAAGGGCTCTTGACTTTG GTAAGAAGGCCTTGTGGGAGCATAATGTCTATGGATTGACCCCTACAATTGGCTCTGCAAACCATCTATTG CAATATGCTAAAGAGCACAGAGATGCTGCCCTCATGCAGGAAGTAATGaagcttttgaagaagaataacTTGCAATTGCAACCCAGCACGGCCGATATTGTCTCCAG CATTTGTAACGATACAGACAATTGGGGGTTGCTTGCAAAGTATTCGAAGAGATTTGTCAAGGGTGGCGTGAAATTGCATAAAGCTGCATTTGACATCTGGATGGAGTTTGCTGCAAAAGTAG GAGACGTTGAATCTCTATggaaaattgagaagttaagaTCTGAGTCCATGAAGCAGCACACCATGGGCAGTGGGTTCTCATGTGCGAAG GGACTTCTACTTGAAGGAAAACCTGAGGAGGCTGCTACAGTCATTCACGTCTTGAATCAG AGTTTACCTGATGCTAAGAGGTCTGGCATTATGGTTGAACTTCAAAAGCTTATCAGTGAGTGGCCATTCGAGGTTATCAAAcggaagaaagaagacaaacgcAAG GCGTTAGCTGCTGCTCTCAAATCTGATATCCCGGCCATGGTTAGTTCCTTATTAAACACAGGCTTGGAGGTGAAAGTGAACATGGAAGAACTAACCACTGAAGGTGCCCTTTGTTAA
- the LOC104415043 gene encoding uncharacterized protein LOC104415043 isoform X2 — MHAAARARRLCRILKPPVHLGSAGFVPPNDRRVAECARIRAQARRDRSSSFSSATQSLGFAGPVHGNRLPAASYSIISSLQYSSEASAGKEEPTETVKELYDKILESVNTKRTMAPNAWTWSMIENCKNREDIKLLFDVLQNLRRFRLSNLRIHENFNCNLCREVTKACVRARALDFGKKALWEHNVYGLTPTIGSANHLLQYAKEHRDAALMQEVMKLLKKNNLQLQPSTADIVSSICNDTDNWGLLAKYSKRFVKGGVKLHKAAFDIWMEFAAKVGPATYYKRWDVLEYILLYNDFSLPKQKGRNKIQIEFSLDCVFQPLCFFVCSEIMLLYLI, encoded by the exons ATGCACGCCGCCGCGAGAGCTCGCAGGCTCTGCCGCATTCTCAAGCCTCCGGTTCATCTCGGCTCGGCTGGATTCGTCCCTCCGAATGACCGCCGAGTCGCGGAATGCGCTCGGATTCGGGCGCAGGCACGTCGAGATCgcagctcctccttctcctctgctaCTCAGTCCCTCGGTTTCGCAG GGCCGGTTCATGGCAATAGATTGCCTGCAGCCTcttattcaataatttcgagTTTACAGTATTCTTCCGAAGCAAGTGCCGGAAAGGAGGAACCCAcag AGACCGTGAAGGAGTTGTATGACAAAATTCTTGAGTCCGTTAACACGAAAAGAACAATGGCTCCAAACGCATGGACGTGGTCGATGATTGAAAATTGCAAGAACAGAGAGGATATTAAGCTTCTCTTTGATGTCTTGCAGAACCTACGCAGATTT AGATTGTCAAATCTTCGAATTCATGAGAATTTTAACTGCAACCTTTGTCGGGAAGTCACAAAAGCATGTGTGCGTGCAAGGGCTCTTGACTTTG GTAAGAAGGCCTTGTGGGAGCATAATGTCTATGGATTGACCCCTACAATTGGCTCTGCAAACCATCTATTG CAATATGCTAAAGAGCACAGAGATGCTGCCCTCATGCAGGAAGTAATGaagcttttgaagaagaataacTTGCAATTGCAACCCAGCACGGCCGATATTGTCTCCAG CATTTGTAACGATACAGACAATTGGGGGTTGCTTGCAAAGTATTCGAAGAGATTTGTCAAGGGTGGCGTGAAATTGCATAAAGCTGCATTTGACATCTGGATGGAGTTTGCTGCAAAAGTAG GTCCCGCCACTTACTACAAAAGATGGGATGTGCTTGAATATATTCTTCTGTACAATGATTTCTCTCTCCCTAAACAAAAGGGTAGAAATAAGATACAAATAGAATTTTCACTGGACTGTGTCTTTCAACCTCTCTGTTTCTTTGTTTGTTCTGAGATTAtgcttctttatcttatttag